Proteins encoded in a region of the Podarcis muralis chromosome 4, rPodMur119.hap1.1, whole genome shotgun sequence genome:
- the ADPRHL1 gene encoding inactive ADP-ribosyltransferase ARH2 isoform X2, with the protein MMDKFKAALLLAGVGDALGYRNFTRENNALGAKIQGELKEIGGLENLVLSSDKWPISDNTLMHMATAEALVTDYWCLEDLYRELVKRYVDAIDKLPGRRSDPATIEGCSQLKPDNYLLAWHTPFNEKGSGFGAATKAMCLGMKYWKPDRLETLIEVSIEVGRMTHNHPTGFLGSLCTALFVSYAIQGKPLVQWGREMMKVVPMAEEYCKKTIRHMAEYQEHWFYFEAKWQFYLEEREINEDNQNKPNFPDNYDAEEREKTYRRWSSEGRGGRRGHDAPMIAYDALLGCGSDWTELCNRAVFHGGESAATGTIAGCLYGLLYGLNKVPKGLYQDFEQREKLENLGEALFRLSSEEKSKGTKLGSDKVLVDPIVLKKKLSKMSTELGAFAVLSSLLLYLTDLLSSRPQVESKKAKWLEGIENKVNSRRECHSAHGGIRPTKFQLLQSRFMNNNREAYRKRSREVGKLVVKEKQNRNGLNSIVSKLDKSSSKEGESPEITPHDKVKWVCSTGKNTVKNILKKFLVAEEKEAKEREKQVAPKKKTPNDNLPKIINKNSVLSKLKEKFEQSSNICSAIEVKSLLPCKGERKSKKGPERKKICKPEIRVLERKLRTTTIVNSPQPQQLVCTTIPTPKFCVATEISHPWSWATNAKSATQPSEVGRPKDIQKAPGIGSHDSRIPESMAHKGQLGGQLQNKHHEMPKVVADKKDIVESNVIPTSPGSNQDSVLPSRENMSLVDCIPPLSKDSLDHNENIIPPVDDTFSRSRDKNAAKIMSRENIPTNDLSSNPAEGVHAHSHQEMKEDGIPGIPEGMFRPKETEIELAEPIKDPPFTSQKCFSEKKVLENIPPFLSPVAQASCNREPPIKDQQSSVEPAAVHKMPPLKPSQDNAQSLGSTFSDTVQNKEKLPDKEELPVFPSFNKSDHAGKAKKEVLQPSRSQGEPSDHQAEREHLPKEPQAHPKLSQQNNPSSNISKQTIDQSHQTPTSNRSQKDNNDVKGNDFEKELCPLTGDLDKSSCVRAAENTSKAELHSDNEKTNSENKSKKGNSSLSHLDTSQRLPEEFISHETGNLENNPAPPSQKSHSSSLTHSANPEGDTPEVDRPWCSVGNLQTPTSNAVKKKESCIVRDNAASPNSEKHHLPSPAELLKPKGAPGQDSKPTTSNLCNDLIKSENHAVEVEGMSPQTRKYQPPSTKETRKREISPVGEASPAHNVEKQQVPLGNKTGKQGSRKVMAEVKPEKSGFPSPNETAKQGNSEGGERNLLKEVQCLIPSSVDRKEQDDKVTEEENSIVGGKKLVRNSNMPQKLIKSDLAEGGGERAGSQHLTPPKHKPSRPGVLHSPGNSKCQTPSRDPEKDGTVASKDENAAKHQLSSLKEPVKCDDNANQRNAQDSLKTKSDKIPLSGEKVKPESKLGKTKENTSHSGQNQLPLENELPKSKKAEPMKPEAEKSQKPSLGDSRNGLPKSKETTVSKLGKTKENTSNSGQNQLPLENELPKSKKAEPMKPEAEKSRKPPLDDSRNELPKSKETTVSKLGKTKENTSHSGQNQLPLENELPKNKKAEAMKPATEKSRKPSLDDSRNELPKSKETTVRERGTLRNLKEHQIPAPNESKTEPVNLAAGEPQKPSLNDSRNHEDIAKNEKQASWNSKNQQLPLSDVKQESHQYSVTAGKQQQQPQPPKDYAKPKSSIRDGKQMHHKSEKYRLPASDELGVHEKNASERKGSLAPLSSHDRTTQKKETLCETDTGPKLGSPNKTCPAEQRKPQRSPPGKYQTLSANVLSEEGSGESQKLGAGAISQKARSLALEKYIAESYSEELVPLSIKPMVVRVIDTIKLDN; encoded by the exons GGTTTTTAGGATCACTGTGCACAGCTCTGTTTGTTTCATATGCAATACAAGGAAAGCCACTGGTGCAGTGGGGAAGAGAAATGATGAAGGTTGTCCCAATGGCTGAAGAATACTGCAAGAAGACGATTCGGCACATGGCAG AATATCAGGAGCATTGGTTTTACTTTGAAGCAAAATGGCAATTTTACTTGGAGGAGAGAGAAATCAATGAAGACAACCAGAATAAACCCAACTTTCCTGACAATTATGATGCTGAGGAAAGAGAAAAG ACTTATAGGAGATGGAGTTCTGAAGGTCGTGGTGGAAGGAGAGGTCATGATGCTCCCATGATTGCATATGATGCTCTCTTAGGATGTGGTAGTGATTGGACCGAGCTCTGCAACCGGGCAGTGTTCCATGGCG GTGAGAGTGCAGCAACTGGAACTATTGCTGGCTGTTTGTATGGCTTGCTTTATGGTCTCAACAAGGTTCCTAAAGGCTTGTACCAGGATTTTGAACAGAGGGAGAAGCTAGAAAACTTGGGAGAGGCTCTCTTCCGACTGTCTTCAGAGGAAAA AAGTAAAGGTACAAAGCTGGGCAGTGATAAGGTGCTGGTTGACCCCATAGTGCTGAAGAAGAAGCTCAGTAAGATGTCCACAGAACTAGGTGCATTTGCTGTCCTCAGCAGCCTTCTACTTTACCTCACAGACCTCCTATCCAGCCGACCTCAGGTCGAGAGCAAGAAGGCCAAGTGGCTCGAAGGGATAGAGAACAAGGTGAACTCAAGGCGGGAATGCCATAGCGCACATGGCGGCATTCGTCCCACCAAATTCCAGCTTCTGCAATCGAGGTTCATGAACAACAACCGTGAGGCCTACAGGAAAAGGTCGAGAGAGGTTGGCAAGCTGGTCGTTAAAGAAAAGCAGAACAGAAACGGGCTAAACTCCATTGTAAGCAAGCTGGACAAAAGCtcctcaaaggaaggagaaagcCCAGAGATAACACCCCACGATAAAGTCAAAtgggtctgctccactgggaaaAATACTGTGAAGAATATCCTGAAGAAATTCTTAGTTGCTGAGGAAAAAGAagctaaagaaagagaaaagcaggTGGCTCCAAAAAAGAAGACACCAAACGATAACCTGCCCAAGATAATCAACAAAAACTCTGTCTTGTCCAAACTGAAAGAAAAGTTTGAACAAAGCAGTAATATCTGTTCAGCCATTGAGGTGAAATCTTTGCTGCCGTGCAAAGGCGAGAGAAAGAGCAAAAAGGGCCCAGAGAGAAAAAAGATTTGCAAACCTGAAATAAGAGTGCTTGAAAGGAAACTGAGGACAACCACAATTGTCAATAGCCCTCAGCCTCAACAGCTGGTATGCACAACTATCCCTACACCTAAATTCTGTGTTGCTACTGAAATTAGTCACCCTTGGAGTTGGGCTACAAATGCCAAGTCCGCCACTCAGCCTTCTGAAGTGGGAAGACCAAAAGACATCCAGAAAGCACCTGGCATTGGGTCTCATGACAGCAGGATACCAGAAAGTATGGCACATAAAGGGCAACTAGGAGGACAGTTGCAAAACAAGCATCATGAAATGCCTAAGGTAGTGGCTGACAAAAAGGACATTGTCGAGAGTAATGTAATTCCTACAAGCCCAGGTTCTAATCAAGACAGTGTTCTTCCTTCACGTGAAAATATGTCCCTTGTTGATTGCATTCCTCCTTTATCTAAGGACAGCTTAGATCACAATGAGAACATCATTCCGCCTGTGGATGATACCTTTTCCAGGTCCAGAGACAAAAATGCAGCAAAAATCATGAGCAGAGAAAACATACCTACTAACGACCTCTCTTCTAATCCAGCTGAAGGAGTTCATGCACATAGTCACCAGGAAATGAAAGAGGATGGGATTCCTGGCATACCAGAAGGCATGTTCAGGCCAAAGGAGACAGAAATAGAATTAGCAGAGCCTATAAAAGATCCCCCATTCACCAGCCAAAAATGTTTCTCTGAAAAGAAAGTGTTGGAAAATATTCCACCATTTCTCTCTCCTGTAGCTCAGGCATCTTGTAACAGAGAGCCTCCAATAAAGGACCAGCAATCAAGTGTTGAACCTGCAGCTGTTCACAAAATGCCTCCGCTTAAGCCAAGTCAAGATAACGCACAAAGTTTGGGGAGCACGTTTTCTGACACagttcagaacaaagaaaagctGCCTGATAAAGAGGAACTACCGGTATTTCCTAGCTTTAACAAAAGCGACCATGCGGGTAAAGCAAAAAAGGAGGTGCTACAGCCATCAAGAAGCCAAGGTGAGCCATCTGATCATCAGGCAGAAAGGGAGCATTTGCCCAAGGAGCCACAAGCACATCCAAAGCTGAGCCAACAAAATAACCCTAGCTCAAACATATCAAAACAGACTATAGATCAATCACACCAAACTCCTACTTCAAATAGGAGCCAGAAAGACAACAATGATGTAAAAGGAAATGATTTTGAAAAAGAGCTTTGCCCTTTGACTGGCGATTTAGATAAATCCAGCTGTGTTAGAGCAGCAGAGAATACTAGCAAAGCTGAACTGCACTCAGATAATGAAAAGACAAATTCTGAAAACAAGAGCAAAAAGGGAAATAGTAGCTTGAGCCATTTGGATACCTCTCAGAGGCTGCCGGAAGAATTCATCAGCCACGAAACTGGCAATCTGGAAAATAATCCTGCACCTCCTTCTCAAAAATCTCACTCATCCTCActgacccactcagcaaatccaGAAGGCGATACTCCTGAAGTCGACAGACCTTGGTGCAGTGTCGGAAACCTCCAAACCCCAACATCAAATGcagtgaaaaagaaagagagctGTATTGTAAGAGATAATGCAGCCAGTCCTAATTCTGAGAAACACCACCTCCCTTCTCCAGCTGAATTGCTGAAGCCCAAGGGGGCACCTGGGCAAGACAGCAAACCAACAACCAGCAATTTGTGCAATGATTTAATTAAGAGTGAAAACCATGCTGTAGAAGTTGAGGGTATGAGTCCCCAGACCAGGAAGTATCAACCACCCTCAACAAAGGAGACTAGAAAGCGTGAAATTAGTCCTGTGGGGGAGGCAAGCCCCGCGCACAATGTGGAAAAGCAGCAGGTGCCCTTAGGAAACAAAACTGGGAAGCAGGGAAGCAGGAAAGTGATGGCAGAAGTAAAGCCTGAGAAAAGCGGATTTCCCTCCCCAAATGAAACAGCGAAGCAGGGGAACAgtgaaggaggagaaagaaatctACTGAAAGAAGTACAATGTCTAATTCCATCATCTGTTGACAGAAAGGAGCAAGATGACAAGGTAACAGAAGAGGAAAACTCTATAGTGGGAGGTAAGAAGTTGGTACGTAACTCCAATATGCCCCAGAAATTAATAAAAAGTGACCTTGCAGAGGGTGGTGGTGAAAGAGCAGGATCCCAGCATCTGACCCCACCAAAGCATAAACCTAGCAGGCCGGGAGTGTTACATTCCCCAGGTAACTCAAAATGTCAAACGCCATCAAGAGATCCAGAAAAAGATGGAACTGTTGCATCAAAAGATGAAAACGCTGCAAAACACCAGCTCTCCTCACTCAAAGAACCAGTGAAATGTGATGATAATGCTAACCAAAGAAATGCCCAGGATAGCCTTAAGACTAAGAGTGACAAAATACCGTTATCTGGCGAGAAAGTGAAACCAGAAAGCAAATTGGGGAAGACAAAAGAGAACACTAGTCATTCTGGGCAAAACCAGTTACCTTTGGAAAATGAACTTCCAAAGAGTAAAAAGGCTGAGCCAATGAAACCTGAAGCAGAGAAGTCACAGAAACCATCTTTAGGTGACTCTAGAAATGGACTTCCAAAGAGTAAAGAGACAACTGTAAGCAAATTGGGGAAGACAAAAGAGAACACTAGTAATTCTGGGCAAAACCAGTTACCTTTAGAAAATGAACTTCCAAAGAGTAAAAAGGCTGAGCCAATGAAACCTGAAGCAGAGAAGTCACGGAAACCACCTTTAGATGACTCTAGAAATGAACTTCCAAAGAGTAAAGAGACAACTGTAAGCAAATTGGGGAAGACAAAAGAGAACACTAGTCATTCTGGACAAAACCAGTTACCTTTGGAAAATGAACTTCCAAAGAATAAAAAGGCCGAGGCGATGAAACCTGCAACAGAGAAGTCACGGAAACCATCTTTAGATGACTCTAGAAATGAACTTCCAAAGAGTAAAGAGACTACTGTAAGGGAGAGAGGTACTTTGCGTAACCTTAAGGAACATCAGATACCAGCACCAAATGAATCAAAGACTGAGCCAGTAAATCTTGCAGCAGGGGAGCCGCAGAAACCATCCTTGAATGACTCTAGAAACCATGAGGATATTGCTAAGAATGAAAAACAGGCTTCATGGAATTCTAAGAACCAGCAGCTACCCTTATCAGATGTGAAACAGGAGAGCCATCAATATAGCGTCACAGcagggaaacagcagcagcaaccacaacCACCAAAGGATTATGCCAAGCCTAAATCTAGTATAAGAGATGGAAAGCAAATGCATCATAAATCTGAGAAGTATCGTCTTCCTGCCTCAGATGAACTGGGAGTGCATGAAAAGAACGCTAGTGAAAGGAAGGGTTCCTTGGCTCCACTTTCAAGTCACGATAGGACCACGCAAAAGAAGGAAACACTATGTGAGACTGATACTGGTCCCAAATTGGGCTCACCGAACAAGACATGTCCCGCAGAACAGAGAAAACCACAGCGTAGTCCTCCTGGCAAGTACCAAACTCTGTCAGCAAATGTGCTATCAGAGGAAGGAAGTGGGGAATCTCAAAAGCTCGGGGCTGGTGCAATAAGTCAGAAAGCTAGATCACTAGCCTTGGAAAAATACATAGCAGAAAGCTACAGTGAAGAACTAGTACCTTTGTCTATTAAACCAATGGTTGTTCGTGTGATTGATACAATTAAGCTTGATAACTAA
- the ADPRHL1 gene encoding inactive ADP-ribosyltransferase ARH2 isoform X1, which translates to MMDKFKAALLLAGVGDALGYRNFTRENNALGAKIQGELKEIGGLENLVLSSDKWPISDNTLMHMATAEALVTDYWCLEDLYRELVKRYVDAIDKLPGRRSDPATIEGCSQLKPDNYLLAWHTPFNEKGSGFGAATKAMCLGMKYWKPDRLETLIEVSIEVGRMTHNHPTGFLGSLCTALFVSYAIQGKPLVQWGREMMKVVPMAEEYCKKTIRHMAEYQEHWFYFEAKWQFYLEEREINEDNQNKPNFPDNYDAEEREKTYRRWSSEGRGGRRGHDAPMIAYDALLGCGSDWTELCNRAVFHGGESAATGTIAGCLYGLLYGLNKVPKGLYQDFEQREKLENLGEALFRLSSEENRSKGTKLGSDKVLVDPIVLKKKLSKMSTELGAFAVLSSLLLYLTDLLSSRPQVESKKAKWLEGIENKVNSRRECHSAHGGIRPTKFQLLQSRFMNNNREAYRKRSREVGKLVVKEKQNRNGLNSIVSKLDKSSSKEGESPEITPHDKVKWVCSTGKNTVKNILKKFLVAEEKEAKEREKQVAPKKKTPNDNLPKIINKNSVLSKLKEKFEQSSNICSAIEVKSLLPCKGERKSKKGPERKKICKPEIRVLERKLRTTTIVNSPQPQQLVCTTIPTPKFCVATEISHPWSWATNAKSATQPSEVGRPKDIQKAPGIGSHDSRIPESMAHKGQLGGQLQNKHHEMPKVVADKKDIVESNVIPTSPGSNQDSVLPSRENMSLVDCIPPLSKDSLDHNENIIPPVDDTFSRSRDKNAAKIMSRENIPTNDLSSNPAEGVHAHSHQEMKEDGIPGIPEGMFRPKETEIELAEPIKDPPFTSQKCFSEKKVLENIPPFLSPVAQASCNREPPIKDQQSSVEPAAVHKMPPLKPSQDNAQSLGSTFSDTVQNKEKLPDKEELPVFPSFNKSDHAGKAKKEVLQPSRSQGEPSDHQAEREHLPKEPQAHPKLSQQNNPSSNISKQTIDQSHQTPTSNRSQKDNNDVKGNDFEKELCPLTGDLDKSSCVRAAENTSKAELHSDNEKTNSENKSKKGNSSLSHLDTSQRLPEEFISHETGNLENNPAPPSQKSHSSSLTHSANPEGDTPEVDRPWCSVGNLQTPTSNAVKKKESCIVRDNAASPNSEKHHLPSPAELLKPKGAPGQDSKPTTSNLCNDLIKSENHAVEVEGMSPQTRKYQPPSTKETRKREISPVGEASPAHNVEKQQVPLGNKTGKQGSRKVMAEVKPEKSGFPSPNETAKQGNSEGGERNLLKEVQCLIPSSVDRKEQDDKVTEEENSIVGGKKLVRNSNMPQKLIKSDLAEGGGERAGSQHLTPPKHKPSRPGVLHSPGNSKCQTPSRDPEKDGTVASKDENAAKHQLSSLKEPVKCDDNANQRNAQDSLKTKSDKIPLSGEKVKPESKLGKTKENTSHSGQNQLPLENELPKSKKAEPMKPEAEKSQKPSLGDSRNGLPKSKETTVSKLGKTKENTSNSGQNQLPLENELPKSKKAEPMKPEAEKSRKPPLDDSRNELPKSKETTVSKLGKTKENTSHSGQNQLPLENELPKNKKAEAMKPATEKSRKPSLDDSRNELPKSKETTVRERGTLRNLKEHQIPAPNESKTEPVNLAAGEPQKPSLNDSRNHEDIAKNEKQASWNSKNQQLPLSDVKQESHQYSVTAGKQQQQPQPPKDYAKPKSSIRDGKQMHHKSEKYRLPASDELGVHEKNASERKGSLAPLSSHDRTTQKKETLCETDTGPKLGSPNKTCPAEQRKPQRSPPGKYQTLSANVLSEEGSGESQKLGAGAISQKARSLALEKYIAESYSEELVPLSIKPMVVRVIDTIKLDN; encoded by the exons GGTTTTTAGGATCACTGTGCACAGCTCTGTTTGTTTCATATGCAATACAAGGAAAGCCACTGGTGCAGTGGGGAAGAGAAATGATGAAGGTTGTCCCAATGGCTGAAGAATACTGCAAGAAGACGATTCGGCACATGGCAG AATATCAGGAGCATTGGTTTTACTTTGAAGCAAAATGGCAATTTTACTTGGAGGAGAGAGAAATCAATGAAGACAACCAGAATAAACCCAACTTTCCTGACAATTATGATGCTGAGGAAAGAGAAAAG ACTTATAGGAGATGGAGTTCTGAAGGTCGTGGTGGAAGGAGAGGTCATGATGCTCCCATGATTGCATATGATGCTCTCTTAGGATGTGGTAGTGATTGGACCGAGCTCTGCAACCGGGCAGTGTTCCATGGCG GTGAGAGTGCAGCAACTGGAACTATTGCTGGCTGTTTGTATGGCTTGCTTTATGGTCTCAACAAGGTTCCTAAAGGCTTGTACCAGGATTTTGAACAGAGGGAGAAGCTAGAAAACTTGGGAGAGGCTCTCTTCCGACTGTCTTCAGAGGAAAA CAGAAGTAAAGGTACAAAGCTGGGCAGTGATAAGGTGCTGGTTGACCCCATAGTGCTGAAGAAGAAGCTCAGTAAGATGTCCACAGAACTAGGTGCATTTGCTGTCCTCAGCAGCCTTCTACTTTACCTCACAGACCTCCTATCCAGCCGACCTCAGGTCGAGAGCAAGAAGGCCAAGTGGCTCGAAGGGATAGAGAACAAGGTGAACTCAAGGCGGGAATGCCATAGCGCACATGGCGGCATTCGTCCCACCAAATTCCAGCTTCTGCAATCGAGGTTCATGAACAACAACCGTGAGGCCTACAGGAAAAGGTCGAGAGAGGTTGGCAAGCTGGTCGTTAAAGAAAAGCAGAACAGAAACGGGCTAAACTCCATTGTAAGCAAGCTGGACAAAAGCtcctcaaaggaaggagaaagcCCAGAGATAACACCCCACGATAAAGTCAAAtgggtctgctccactgggaaaAATACTGTGAAGAATATCCTGAAGAAATTCTTAGTTGCTGAGGAAAAAGAagctaaagaaagagaaaagcaggTGGCTCCAAAAAAGAAGACACCAAACGATAACCTGCCCAAGATAATCAACAAAAACTCTGTCTTGTCCAAACTGAAAGAAAAGTTTGAACAAAGCAGTAATATCTGTTCAGCCATTGAGGTGAAATCTTTGCTGCCGTGCAAAGGCGAGAGAAAGAGCAAAAAGGGCCCAGAGAGAAAAAAGATTTGCAAACCTGAAATAAGAGTGCTTGAAAGGAAACTGAGGACAACCACAATTGTCAATAGCCCTCAGCCTCAACAGCTGGTATGCACAACTATCCCTACACCTAAATTCTGTGTTGCTACTGAAATTAGTCACCCTTGGAGTTGGGCTACAAATGCCAAGTCCGCCACTCAGCCTTCTGAAGTGGGAAGACCAAAAGACATCCAGAAAGCACCTGGCATTGGGTCTCATGACAGCAGGATACCAGAAAGTATGGCACATAAAGGGCAACTAGGAGGACAGTTGCAAAACAAGCATCATGAAATGCCTAAGGTAGTGGCTGACAAAAAGGACATTGTCGAGAGTAATGTAATTCCTACAAGCCCAGGTTCTAATCAAGACAGTGTTCTTCCTTCACGTGAAAATATGTCCCTTGTTGATTGCATTCCTCCTTTATCTAAGGACAGCTTAGATCACAATGAGAACATCATTCCGCCTGTGGATGATACCTTTTCCAGGTCCAGAGACAAAAATGCAGCAAAAATCATGAGCAGAGAAAACATACCTACTAACGACCTCTCTTCTAATCCAGCTGAAGGAGTTCATGCACATAGTCACCAGGAAATGAAAGAGGATGGGATTCCTGGCATACCAGAAGGCATGTTCAGGCCAAAGGAGACAGAAATAGAATTAGCAGAGCCTATAAAAGATCCCCCATTCACCAGCCAAAAATGTTTCTCTGAAAAGAAAGTGTTGGAAAATATTCCACCATTTCTCTCTCCTGTAGCTCAGGCATCTTGTAACAGAGAGCCTCCAATAAAGGACCAGCAATCAAGTGTTGAACCTGCAGCTGTTCACAAAATGCCTCCGCTTAAGCCAAGTCAAGATAACGCACAAAGTTTGGGGAGCACGTTTTCTGACACagttcagaacaaagaaaagctGCCTGATAAAGAGGAACTACCGGTATTTCCTAGCTTTAACAAAAGCGACCATGCGGGTAAAGCAAAAAAGGAGGTGCTACAGCCATCAAGAAGCCAAGGTGAGCCATCTGATCATCAGGCAGAAAGGGAGCATTTGCCCAAGGAGCCACAAGCACATCCAAAGCTGAGCCAACAAAATAACCCTAGCTCAAACATATCAAAACAGACTATAGATCAATCACACCAAACTCCTACTTCAAATAGGAGCCAGAAAGACAACAATGATGTAAAAGGAAATGATTTTGAAAAAGAGCTTTGCCCTTTGACTGGCGATTTAGATAAATCCAGCTGTGTTAGAGCAGCAGAGAATACTAGCAAAGCTGAACTGCACTCAGATAATGAAAAGACAAATTCTGAAAACAAGAGCAAAAAGGGAAATAGTAGCTTGAGCCATTTGGATACCTCTCAGAGGCTGCCGGAAGAATTCATCAGCCACGAAACTGGCAATCTGGAAAATAATCCTGCACCTCCTTCTCAAAAATCTCACTCATCCTCActgacccactcagcaaatccaGAAGGCGATACTCCTGAAGTCGACAGACCTTGGTGCAGTGTCGGAAACCTCCAAACCCCAACATCAAATGcagtgaaaaagaaagagagctGTATTGTAAGAGATAATGCAGCCAGTCCTAATTCTGAGAAACACCACCTCCCTTCTCCAGCTGAATTGCTGAAGCCCAAGGGGGCACCTGGGCAAGACAGCAAACCAACAACCAGCAATTTGTGCAATGATTTAATTAAGAGTGAAAACCATGCTGTAGAAGTTGAGGGTATGAGTCCCCAGACCAGGAAGTATCAACCACCCTCAACAAAGGAGACTAGAAAGCGTGAAATTAGTCCTGTGGGGGAGGCAAGCCCCGCGCACAATGTGGAAAAGCAGCAGGTGCCCTTAGGAAACAAAACTGGGAAGCAGGGAAGCAGGAAAGTGATGGCAGAAGTAAAGCCTGAGAAAAGCGGATTTCCCTCCCCAAATGAAACAGCGAAGCAGGGGAACAgtgaaggaggagaaagaaatctACTGAAAGAAGTACAATGTCTAATTCCATCATCTGTTGACAGAAAGGAGCAAGATGACAAGGTAACAGAAGAGGAAAACTCTATAGTGGGAGGTAAGAAGTTGGTACGTAACTCCAATATGCCCCAGAAATTAATAAAAAGTGACCTTGCAGAGGGTGGTGGTGAAAGAGCAGGATCCCAGCATCTGACCCCACCAAAGCATAAACCTAGCAGGCCGGGAGTGTTACATTCCCCAGGTAACTCAAAATGTCAAACGCCATCAAGAGATCCAGAAAAAGATGGAACTGTTGCATCAAAAGATGAAAACGCTGCAAAACACCAGCTCTCCTCACTCAAAGAACCAGTGAAATGTGATGATAATGCTAACCAAAGAAATGCCCAGGATAGCCTTAAGACTAAGAGTGACAAAATACCGTTATCTGGCGAGAAAGTGAAACCAGAAAGCAAATTGGGGAAGACAAAAGAGAACACTAGTCATTCTGGGCAAAACCAGTTACCTTTGGAAAATGAACTTCCAAAGAGTAAAAAGGCTGAGCCAATGAAACCTGAAGCAGAGAAGTCACAGAAACCATCTTTAGGTGACTCTAGAAATGGACTTCCAAAGAGTAAAGAGACAACTGTAAGCAAATTGGGGAAGACAAAAGAGAACACTAGTAATTCTGGGCAAAACCAGTTACCTTTAGAAAATGAACTTCCAAAGAGTAAAAAGGCTGAGCCAATGAAACCTGAAGCAGAGAAGTCACGGAAACCACCTTTAGATGACTCTAGAAATGAACTTCCAAAGAGTAAAGAGACAACTGTAAGCAAATTGGGGAAGACAAAAGAGAACACTAGTCATTCTGGACAAAACCAGTTACCTTTGGAAAATGAACTTCCAAAGAATAAAAAGGCCGAGGCGATGAAACCTGCAACAGAGAAGTCACGGAAACCATCTTTAGATGACTCTAGAAATGAACTTCCAAAGAGTAAAGAGACTACTGTAAGGGAGAGAGGTACTTTGCGTAACCTTAAGGAACATCAGATACCAGCACCAAATGAATCAAAGACTGAGCCAGTAAATCTTGCAGCAGGGGAGCCGCAGAAACCATCCTTGAATGACTCTAGAAACCATGAGGATATTGCTAAGAATGAAAAACAGGCTTCATGGAATTCTAAGAACCAGCAGCTACCCTTATCAGATGTGAAACAGGAGAGCCATCAATATAGCGTCACAGcagggaaacagcagcagcaaccacaacCACCAAAGGATTATGCCAAGCCTAAATCTAGTATAAGAGATGGAAAGCAAATGCATCATAAATCTGAGAAGTATCGTCTTCCTGCCTCAGATGAACTGGGAGTGCATGAAAAGAACGCTAGTGAAAGGAAGGGTTCCTTGGCTCCACTTTCAAGTCACGATAGGACCACGCAAAAGAAGGAAACACTATGTGAGACTGATACTGGTCCCAAATTGGGCTCACCGAACAAGACATGTCCCGCAGAACAGAGAAAACCACAGCGTAGTCCTCCTGGCAAGTACCAAACTCTGTCAGCAAATGTGCTATCAGAGGAAGGAAGTGGGGAATCTCAAAAGCTCGGGGCTGGTGCAATAAGTCAGAAAGCTAGATCACTAGCCTTGGAAAAATACATAGCAGAAAGCTACAGTGAAGAACTAGTACCTTTGTCTATTAAACCAATGGTTGTTCGTGTGATTGATACAATTAAGCTTGATAACTAA